Proteins from a single region of Desulfolutivibrio sulfoxidireducens:
- a CDS encoding two-component system sensor histidine kinase NtrB, whose amino-acid sequence MKNFHSLAKLLEDSESELMAAILNYALTYGYSQYTSTLVESWRLSISGLTNAISRYIVSNPEKGPEIAVDSNYRDDAIAGFGVIEAQRHRSRGVDLGMFLGLFKYYRDSYIDIVKKKEKDKKKAEQYARYLIRCFDRIELAFCIEWATASEDFKLDELQSKNIVLANEKNKYLTLFESFWSPIVLLGSDDELDNINMAGIQLLEHSGSTGFLYYNDEFSLKLLDEKSKNILHYKNRPILEIFPWLESSLSAFSRYNANYNQFVTNIFNASTGRDEDYCVTMFSMRDLSKRNPGKIIFFENVTEKIHVDKKLRESEEKYRTLVETMNEGILVLNEDHVVTYINEKLCALLGLPKEEILGHSFEEFLLSESKPDFMKQQSLRKEGCSDSYEFGLVNKDGEKVFVLSSPTPITGPDLSYRGSYEVLTNISNIKLIEMQLIHSQKMETIGIMAAGLAHEINTPLQYVIGNSSFIKETIDKIVDMLRAIRETLKNASPAKSSDEALAIGQIIDNFDMDFVTQEIPPAINACLEGLSRISSIVSSVKKFAHPDSGKYTAIDVNEEIGNAIRISRNEWKHVAELTSRFDETLPQLLCVASDFNQVVLNLIINAAHAIHEKYTRTSQKGLIHVTTSSERHSVLISISDTGSGIPDALRDKIFNPFFTTKEVGKGTGMGLAIVLKIIEKHKGKIWFESKEGEGTTFYVQFPLG is encoded by the coding sequence ATGAAAAACTTTCATTCCCTGGCCAAACTTTTGGAAGACAGTGAATCGGAACTGATGGCGGCCATATTGAATTATGCGCTCACCTATGGGTATTCGCAATATACGTCGACCCTTGTGGAATCCTGGCGCTTGTCCATTTCAGGATTAACCAATGCCATATCTCGATACATCGTTTCAAATCCAGAGAAAGGTCCTGAAATTGCAGTCGATTCGAACTATCGTGACGATGCGATAGCCGGGTTTGGGGTCATAGAAGCTCAACGGCATCGCAGTCGGGGTGTCGATCTCGGAATGTTTCTCGGATTGTTCAAGTACTATCGAGATTCATACATCGACATCGTCAAAAAAAAAGAAAAAGACAAGAAAAAGGCCGAGCAGTATGCAAGGTATTTAATTCGATGCTTCGACAGGATTGAATTAGCCTTTTGTATCGAGTGGGCAACCGCATCCGAGGATTTCAAACTGGATGAGTTGCAATCCAAAAATATAGTTCTGGCCAATGAAAAGAACAAGTACCTGACATTGTTTGAAAGTTTTTGGAGTCCGATTGTCCTTCTTGGCAGCGACGATGAACTCGACAATATCAACATGGCCGGAATCCAATTGCTTGAGCACTCGGGATCGACAGGTTTTTTGTATTACAATGACGAATTCAGCCTGAAGTTGCTCGATGAAAAATCAAAAAACATCTTACACTACAAAAACCGGCCTATTCTGGAAATTTTCCCCTGGCTGGAGAGTTCCCTCTCAGCCTTTTCTCGTTATAATGCAAACTACAATCAGTTCGTAACGAATATCTTCAATGCGTCAACAGGAAGGGATGAGGATTATTGTGTAACAATGTTTTCGATGCGCGATTTGTCAAAAAGAAATCCGGGCAAGATCATTTTTTTTGAAAATGTTACTGAAAAAATACATGTCGACAAGAAGCTTCGCGAAAGCGAGGAAAAGTACAGAACGCTTGTGGAGACGATGAATGAAGGAATCCTTGTTCTCAATGAAGATCATGTCGTCACGTATATCAATGAGAAGCTGTGCGCGTTGCTGGGTCTCCCCAAAGAGGAGATTCTCGGACATAGCTTTGAAGAATTTCTTCTTTCCGAAAGCAAGCCCGATTTCATGAAACAACAATCGTTGCGCAAGGAAGGCTGCTCGGACTCTTATGAGTTTGGCCTTGTCAACAAAGACGGTGAAAAAGTCTTCGTTCTGTCATCTCCTACCCCAATTACCGGACCTGATCTGAGTTACCGTGGATCGTATGAAGTCCTGACAAACATATCAAATATAAAACTCATTGAAATGCAGCTCATACATTCGCAAAAAATGGAAACAATCGGGATCATGGCTGCTGGACTTGCCCATGAAATCAATACACCGCTTCAGTATGTCATCGGGAACAGTTCTTTCATAAAAGAGACGATTGACAAAATTGTCGACATGTTAAGAGCAATACGAGAAACTCTGAAGAATGCTTCTCCCGCGAAGAGTTCCGATGAAGCCCTGGCCATAGGCCAGATCATCGACAATTTTGATATGGATTTTGTCACGCAAGAAATTCCGCCGGCGATCAATGCATGCCTTGAGGGCTTAAGCCGAATCTCATCCATTGTCTCATCCGTAAAAAAATTTGCCCATCCGGATTCCGGTAAATATACAGCTATCGACGTGAATGAGGAGATTGGCAATGCCATCAGGATTTCAAGGAATGAGTGGAAACATGTTGCCGAACTTACCTCGCGGTTTGATGAAACGCTGCCTCAGCTGCTCTGCGTGGCCAGCGATTTCAACCAGGTCGTATTGAATTTGATCATAAACGCCGCACATGCCATACATGAAAAATATACGCGTACCTCTCAAAAAGGACTCATTCATGTAACCACGTCGTCAGAGAGACATTCTGTTCTCATATCGATCTCCGACACCGGATCCGGAATCCCGGACGCCCTTCGGGACAAGATTTTCAACCCGTTTTTCACGACCAAGGAGGTCGGCAAGGGAACGGGCATGGGACTGGCCATCGTGCTCAAAATCATTGAAAAACATAAGGGGAAAATATGGTTTGAATCAAAAGAGGGGGAAGGAACGACATTTTACGTTCAATTTCCGTTGGGATGA
- a CDS encoding glycosyltransferase family 2 protein, whose protein sequence is MKIPGLASVARYLKKNALRPDLPEDDFTRRFHGLVTGDVNLGREPFLRGWIAKIGDPGPRVGVATIDGEAFEVVCDVFREDLLAGNINQGRHAFEARLPETCLDGREHALSLRDRESGKILFERVVNWRRERPYADFSGFLAHSLVDPVMYGPFGELDEAILATMDHIAAFLARIAARLPEKPLVSVIMPVHNRAATVRESIASVLAQEYGRFELLVVDDGSTDGSRQAVAAFSDPRIIVLSGDVRRGPSHARNQGLARARGDYVAYLDSDNTWSPRYLSAMVGAFAHLPEARCLYSGQHLYKKISPKPFAVRFGSANPALLRNQNFIDLNAYCHHRSLFETRGGFDESLRRFVDYELILRYGLWAKTSSVPVVECGYHYDKADNTLTMSNAFSEDLARIHDRYGHAATPEAALTLTPGQESGRTRPARRLRVIIPAVGKGEALGECLEAMCRVYDTDRMEIVVVADAACRDAVAAFRDRTRGARLTLVEHAGDGGFFSGLGRGLRHASEAPEAPEGTDALVLSVDMRVTPGMVEGLGAVAAEVADCAMVVPQRVRFADPAAVEDVPFADPGLPCDRSLSAKYRNAINVPAFHDGELVELNFAPLCCAYLTGAALTKLVDFDFDSVLPACANNVFCDHVRMILRKKIFYTSKAVAYQVKEAGPAVTDMSP, encoded by the coding sequence GTGAAGATCCCAGGCCTCGCGTCGGTCGCGCGGTATCTCAAGAAAAACGCCCTTCGGCCCGATCTCCCCGAGGATGACTTCACGAGGAGGTTTCACGGGCTGGTCACGGGCGACGTCAACCTTGGCCGGGAGCCGTTTCTCAGGGGCTGGATCGCGAAAATCGGCGACCCCGGGCCGCGCGTGGGCGTCGCGACCATCGACGGGGAGGCCTTCGAGGTCGTCTGCGACGTCTTTCGGGAAGACCTGCTCGCGGGCAACATCAACCAGGGCCGGCACGCCTTCGAGGCCCGCCTGCCCGAGACCTGCCTCGACGGCCGGGAACATGCGCTGTCCTTGCGGGACAGGGAGAGCGGCAAGATCCTGTTCGAGCGCGTGGTCAACTGGAGGCGCGAGCGACCCTATGCCGACTTTTCCGGTTTTCTGGCCCACAGCCTCGTGGACCCGGTGATGTACGGGCCGTTCGGGGAACTCGACGAGGCGATCCTGGCGACCATGGACCACATCGCCGCGTTTTTGGCGCGCATCGCCGCGCGCCTGCCGGAAAAGCCCCTGGTGTCCGTGATCATGCCCGTCCACAACCGGGCGGCCACGGTCAGGGAGTCCATCGCCTCGGTTCTGGCCCAGGAGTACGGGCGGTTCGAACTGCTGGTGGTGGACGACGGCAGCACGGACGGATCGCGCCAGGCGGTGGCGGCCTTCTCGGACCCCCGGATCATCGTGTTGTCCGGGGACGTCCGCCGGGGCCCCTCCCACGCCCGAAATCAGGGCCTGGCCAGGGCGCGCGGGGACTATGTGGCCTATCTGGATTCGGACAACACCTGGAGCCCGCGCTACCTGTCGGCCATGGTCGGGGCCTTTGCCCATCTGCCCGAGGCCCGGTGCCTGTACAGCGGCCAGCATCTGTACAAAAAAATCTCTCCAAAGCCGTTCGCCGTGCGTTTCGGCAGCGCCAACCCGGCCCTGCTGCGAAACCAGAACTTCATCGATCTCAACGCCTATTGCCACCACAGGAGCCTCTTCGAGACCCGCGGCGGATTCGATGAGAGTTTGCGTCGTTTTGTGGATTACGAGCTCATCCTGCGCTATGGTCTTTGGGCGAAAACCTCTTCCGTGCCGGTCGTGGAGTGCGGGTACCATTACGACAAGGCCGACAACACCCTGACCATGAGCAACGCCTTTTCGGAGGACCTGGCCCGCATCCATGACCGGTACGGCCACGCGGCCACCCCCGAGGCGGCCCTGACCCTGACTCCGGGACAGGAATCCGGCCGGACGCGGCCGGCGCGGCGGCTTCGGGTGATCATTCCCGCCGTCGGGAAGGGAGAGGCGCTTGGCGAATGTCTGGAGGCGATGTGTCGCGTGTACGATACGGACCGGATGGAGATCGTGGTCGTGGCTGATGCCGCCTGCCGCGACGCCGTGGCCGCGTTCCGGGACCGGACGCGGGGCGCGCGGCTGACGCTGGTCGAACATGCCGGGGACGGCGGCTTTTTTTCAGGACTTGGCCGGGGCTTGCGGCACGCGTCAGAGGCGCCCGAGGCGCCCGAAGGGACAGACGCGCTGGTCCTTTCCGTGGACATGCGGGTGACGCCGGGGATGGTGGAGGGGCTGGGGGCGGTGGCCGCCGAGGTCGCGGACTGCGCCATGGTCGTTCCCCAACGGGTGCGCTTCGCGGACCCGGCGGCGGTGGAGGATGTCCCCTTCGCCGATCCCGGACTGCCGTGCGACCGGAGCCTCTCGGCAAAGTATCGCAACGCGATCAACGTCCCGGCCTTCCACGACGGGGAATTGGTGGAGCTGAACTTCGCTCCGCTGTGCTGCGCCTATCTGACGGGCGCGGCGCTTACGAAACTCGTCGACTTTGATTTCGACTCGGTCCTCCCTGCCTGCGCGAACAACGTATTTTGCGACCACGTCCGAATGATCCTGCGAAAAAAGATTTTTTACACGTCGAAAGCCGTGGCATATCAAGTGAAAGAGGCGGGGCCGGCAGTGACAGATATGTCTCCATAA